In the Desulfovibrio sp. genome, one interval contains:
- the tig gene encoding trigger factor, whose amino-acid sequence MEYSAEDISPVRKKVVITTEAQEVDAAIMGAVALYKTSVQLDGFRKGKVPASVIEQRFRDKIYEEARQDLINVHINDVMQKLDVSPLAGVDVDAKGTFERGQGYVYSVEFEMLPKFTLPAYEGMEVEQEKVVVDEKEVQEVIDRIRRDRAQLVPVEGSGPAVDGQVATIDFAAFENGEPLEGVKAESFDLALGERQALEDFEALVKTIRYGEEGEGQITFPEDFLAKDLAGKTVTMKVRVHAIKERKLPELNDELAKTVGLESVEKLREAITGSYTQSRANLNKSAAQKTLLDRLLKMVEFELPPSLVETQERTLLGDMAARIERQGRSLDSLGKSMDELRAEVKPQSEELARSQVLLLSIAKKEGLDVTDNEVNTQIYQMSMRTGEDFKTLRESYERSGMIFVLRDRMLADKAMDLVYAKSKVTEVEPKAPAAGAEGDAAPGAPASAQD is encoded by the coding sequence GTGGAATATAGCGCAGAAGACATTTCGCCGGTCAGAAAAAAGGTCGTCATCACCACCGAAGCCCAGGAAGTGGATGCAGCCATCATGGGCGCCGTGGCGCTGTACAAAACTTCGGTGCAGCTGGACGGTTTCCGCAAGGGCAAGGTTCCGGCGTCGGTCATCGAACAGCGCTTCCGCGACAAGATTTATGAAGAAGCCCGTCAGGACCTCATCAACGTGCACATCAATGATGTGATGCAGAAGCTCGACGTGTCGCCCCTCGCTGGTGTGGACGTTGACGCCAAGGGCACGTTTGAACGCGGCCAGGGCTATGTGTACAGCGTCGAATTTGAAATGCTGCCCAAGTTCACCCTGCCTGCCTACGAAGGCATGGAAGTGGAACAGGAAAAAGTGGTTGTGGACGAAAAGGAAGTGCAGGAAGTTATCGACCGCATTCGCCGCGACCGCGCCCAGCTCGTGCCCGTTGAAGGTTCCGGCCCCGCCGTGGACGGCCAGGTTGCCACCATCGACTTTGCCGCTTTTGAAAACGGCGAGCCCCTGGAAGGCGTGAAGGCCGAAAGTTTTGATCTGGCCCTTGGCGAACGCCAGGCCCTTGAAGATTTTGAAGCCCTGGTCAAGACCATCCGCTATGGTGAAGAAGGCGAAGGCCAGATCACCTTCCCCGAAGATTTTCTTGCCAAGGATCTTGCTGGCAAAACCGTCACCATGAAGGTGCGCGTGCATGCCATCAAGGAACGCAAGCTGCCCGAACTCAACGACGAGCTCGCCAAGACCGTGGGCCTTGAAAGCGTTGAAAAGCTGCGCGAAGCCATCACCGGCAGCTACACCCAGAGCCGTGCCAACCTCAACAAGAGCGCCGCGCAGAAGACCCTGCTCGACCGCCTGTTGAAGATGGTTGAATTTGAACTGCCCCCCAGCCTTGTAGAAACCCAGGAGCGTACGCTGCTGGGCGATATGGCTGCCCGCATCGAGCGTCAGGGCCGCAGCCTTGATTCCCTTGGCAAGAGCATGGACGAACTGCGCGCCGAAGTTAAGCCCCAGTCTGAAGAACTGGCCCGCTCGCAGGTTCTGCTGCTCAGCATTGCCAAAAAAGAAGGTCTTGACGTGACCGACAATGAGGTCAACACTCAGATCTACCAGATGAGCATGCGTACTGGCGAAGACTTCAAGACCTTGCGTGAAAGCTACGAGCGTTCGGGCATGATCTTTGTGCTGCGTGACCGCATGCTGGCCGACAAGGCCATGGATCTGGTTTATGCCAAGTCCAAGGTGACCGAAGTGGAACCCAAGGCCCCGGCAGCGGGAGCCGAGGGTGACGCCGCGCCGGGCGCACCCGCCAGCGCTCAGGACTAA
- a CDS encoding MFS transporter: MLIRATRKLRINALLLGLGVLLVTLGFNVLLSVSTLNTLATDMVLSGYRSGAERLARDIERGMRFGKPLASYAGMEEMLAELGQSASGMRRVVVADARGRILYAQPAQDASGTTLPTTQAPHEASIQLPADAEAAQAPHKIAGGYRLTIPLRYKAPVGWLVVDIDGKRIDAATDDFLRLSSMLLGAACLVAGLILAGRLGLLTGQRAVGMSLSGMTRMLLIIIGTAQVLYACGTLALFDTYVKQAVHTKADILAEATGRDFEYLIHKGVDIASLRGKDQALEQLLAANNELAGARLLTPDGTAIASAGHVPDASLSVEKSLNTYWPSRFRQKQEVLRLQLALQPQAITTRISALALDLGASLLISFLLLLELSKLLGLIALRTLPHDTAVAALEGTHRSRAVQALRAAGFVFFLGYDMGISFIPLLARQLYEPLLGLSRDVAIGLPISAEMVSAGVALLFSGGFSLRYGWQKVFAAGTLAAAVGLLMGSMANSLHLLILGRIAAGFGFGLVLMAGQIGTLGKANAGAGLTSVFAGIFSGSICGSAAGAMLADHISFQAVLGTAACTILLALFTVMLGRESEEETATVNAGQPATPQGHMFSGCMQLLQDPRMHLVLLLVGIPAAMCLTGFLHYLLPLRLANAHVDQSDIGRIFMLYGLCFITAGPLLGRWIDHRKDKSLFLTLTGLLSGITLLIAAKATGMAGAAAAVITLGLAQCLAAPASMICVLTLATAQKLGREKTASVYRGLERMGQVAGPVVFGLAISIMTSASALLLMGSIICVLALLFHLLWRTGKPKS, from the coding sequence GTGCTCATCCGCGCCACGCGCAAACTGCGCATCAATGCATTGCTTCTTGGGCTGGGGGTTCTGCTGGTCACCCTTGGGTTCAACGTGCTGCTCTCTGTTTCCACATTAAATACGCTGGCGACAGACATGGTGCTTTCGGGCTACCGCAGCGGTGCGGAACGTCTTGCCCGCGATATCGAACGCGGCATGCGCTTTGGCAAGCCCCTGGCCTCATATGCGGGCATGGAAGAAATGCTGGCAGAACTGGGGCAAAGCGCTTCGGGCATGCGCCGGGTGGTTGTTGCCGATGCCAGAGGGCGAATTCTGTATGCCCAGCCCGCGCAGGATGCCTCCGGCACCACGCTCCCCACGACGCAAGCGCCCCATGAGGCCTCAATACAGCTTCCGGCCGATGCGGAAGCAGCACAGGCTCCGCATAAAATAGCCGGTGGCTACCGCCTGACCATTCCATTGCGCTACAAAGCCCCCGTGGGCTGGCTGGTGGTAGACATTGACGGCAAACGCATAGATGCGGCCACAGACGATTTTCTGCGCCTGTCGTCCATGCTGCTGGGCGCGGCCTGCCTGGTGGCAGGGCTGATTCTGGCTGGCCGCCTTGGCCTGCTTACCGGTCAGCGAGCTGTGGGAATGAGCCTTTCGGGCATGACCAGAATGCTGCTCATCATCATTGGGACAGCACAGGTGCTTTACGCCTGCGGTACGCTGGCGCTCTTTGACACCTACGTCAAACAGGCCGTGCACACCAAGGCCGACATTCTGGCCGAAGCCACCGGGCGTGATTTCGAGTACCTTATCCACAAGGGCGTGGATATTGCCAGCCTGCGCGGCAAGGATCAGGCTCTGGAACAGCTGCTGGCAGCCAACAACGAACTGGCCGGAGCAAGACTGCTCACCCCCGATGGCACTGCCATCGCCTCTGCCGGACATGTGCCCGATGCTTCGCTCAGCGTTGAAAAATCGCTGAATACCTACTGGCCTAGCCGTTTCCGCCAAAAGCAGGAAGTGCTGCGCCTGCAGCTGGCCTTGCAGCCCCAGGCTATCACAACGCGCATTTCGGCCCTGGCTCTCGACCTTGGTGCCTCGCTGCTCATCAGCTTTTTGCTCCTGCTTGAGCTTTCCAAGCTGCTGGGACTTATCGCCCTGCGCACCCTGCCCCACGATACGGCTGTGGCGGCTCTGGAGGGAACGCACCGTTCGCGGGCTGTTCAGGCCCTGCGGGCAGCCGGTTTTGTGTTCTTTTTGGGCTACGACATGGGCATTTCTTTTATTCCGCTGCTGGCCCGCCAGCTGTACGAACCACTGTTGGGCCTGAGCCGCGATGTGGCCATCGGTCTGCCCATTTCGGCGGAGATGGTCAGCGCCGGTGTGGCCCTGCTGTTTTCTGGCGGGTTTTCGCTACGATATGGCTGGCAAAAAGTCTTTGCAGCAGGAACTTTGGCCGCGGCCGTGGGCCTGCTGATGGGCAGCATGGCCAACAGCCTGCACCTGCTGATTCTGGGCCGCATTGCTGCGGGCTTTGGCTTTGGGCTGGTGCTCATGGCGGGACAGATCGGCACGCTGGGCAAGGCCAATGCCGGGGCGGGCCTTACCAGTGTATTTGCGGGTATTTTTTCAGGCAGTATTTGCGGCTCTGCCGCAGGGGCCATGCTGGCCGATCATATCTCGTTTCAGGCAGTGCTTGGCACGGCGGCCTGCACCATATTGCTTGCCCTGTTTACGGTAATGCTGGGCAGAGAATCTGAAGAAGAAACAGCAACCGTCAACGCGGGCCAGCCTGCAACACCACAAGGGCACATGTTCTCGGGCTGCATGCAGCTGCTGCAAGACCCGCGCATGCACCTTGTGCTGCTGCTGGTGGGTATTCCCGCTGCCATGTGTCTGACCGGCTTTCTGCACTATCTGCTGCCGCTCAGGCTGGCAAACGCGCACGTGGACCAGTCGGACATTGGCCGTATCTTCATGCTTTATGGTCTGTGTTTCATCACGGCTGGGCCGCTGCTTGGCCGGTGGATAGACCACAGGAAGGACAAATCCCTGTTCCTGACCCTCACGGGCCTGCTCTCTGGCATTACACTGCTGATTGCGGCAAAAGCCACAGGAATGGCGGGGGCTGCCGCCGCGGTCATCACCCTGGGGCTGGCCCAGTGCCTGGCGGCTCCGGCCTCGATGATCTGCGTGCTTACGCTGGCTACGGCCCAGAAGCTTGGCAGGGAAAAAACCGCCTCGGTATACCGGGGGCTTGAACGCATGGGGCAGGTGGCAGGCCCGGTTGTGTTTGGCCTTGCCATCAGCATCATGACATCAGCCAGCGCACTGCTGCTTATGGGCAGCATTATTTGCGTGCTGGCGCTGCTGTTCCACCTGCTGTGGCGAACCGGCAAGCCAAAAAGCTGA
- the clpX gene encoding ATP-dependent Clp protease ATP-binding subunit ClpX — translation MAKNDKPTVSEPLRCSFCGRSELEVRNLIVQDGASICDKCVKACNEIIARDQMESPQSEERLLSPQEIKDRLDQYVIGQNEAKKILSVAVHNHYKRVFYASALGDDVELEKSNILLVGPSGSGKTLLAKTLARVLRVPFAIADATTLTEAGYVGEDVENILVQLLQNADYDLESASKGIIYIDEIDKISRKGDGPSITRDVSGEGVQQALLKIIEGTEANIPPKGGRKHPQQEFIRMNTSNILFIVGGAFVGLDKIVGGRMSGGAMGFGAKVRASKDMPLGELLDRIHPQDLVKFGLIPEFVGRIPIITHVDELDEPDLVRILTEPKNALVRQYQKLFGLENVDLRFTPNALKAIAAKAIERKTGARGLRNVMERIMLDIMFKLPSMPNVRECLINQAVIDKGKEPVLLFGDKADGADATKAQAGGDKAS, via the coding sequence ATGGCCAAGAACGATAAACCCACGGTGAGCGAACCCCTGCGCTGCTCCTTTTGCGGACGCAGCGAGCTTGAGGTTCGCAATCTCATCGTGCAGGACGGCGCCAGCATATGCGACAAGTGCGTCAAAGCCTGCAACGAAATTATCGCCCGCGACCAGATGGAAAGCCCGCAGAGCGAAGAACGTCTTCTTTCGCCCCAGGAGATCAAGGACCGCCTTGATCAGTACGTTATCGGGCAGAACGAAGCCAAAAAGATTCTTTCTGTGGCGGTGCACAACCACTACAAGCGCGTGTTTTATGCCAGCGCCCTAGGCGACGATGTGGAGCTTGAAAAAAGCAACATCCTGCTTGTGGGCCCCTCTGGCAGCGGTAAAACCCTGCTTGCCAAAACTTTGGCCCGGGTACTGCGCGTACCCTTTGCCATTGCAGACGCCACCACGCTGACCGAAGCCGGCTACGTGGGCGAGGATGTGGAAAACATCCTTGTGCAGCTGCTGCAAAATGCAGACTACGACCTTGAATCCGCCAGCAAGGGCATCATCTACATTGACGAAATCGACAAGATTTCGCGCAAGGGCGATGGCCCCTCAATCACACGCGATGTTTCGGGCGAAGGTGTGCAGCAGGCCCTGCTCAAGATCATTGAAGGCACAGAGGCCAATATTCCTCCCAAGGGCGGGCGCAAGCACCCTCAGCAGGAATTTATCCGCATGAACACGAGCAACATCCTGTTCATCGTGGGCGGTGCCTTTGTGGGCCTCGACAAAATCGTGGGCGGCCGCATGAGCGGCGGCGCCATGGGCTTTGGCGCCAAGGTGCGCGCCAGCAAGGATATGCCCCTTGGCGAGCTGCTTGACCGCATCCACCCGCAGGATCTGGTGAAGTTCGGTCTTATCCCCGAATTTGTGGGCCGTATTCCGATCATCACCCATGTGGACGAGCTGGACGAACCCGATCTGGTGCGCATCCTCACCGAACCCAAGAACGCGCTGGTGCGTCAGTACCAGAAGCTCTTTGGGCTTGAGAATGTTGACCTGCGCTTTACGCCCAACGCCCTCAAGGCCATTGCCGCCAAGGCCATTGAACGCAAGACGGGCGCGCGCGGTCTGCGCAACGTGATGGAACGCATCATGCTCGACATCATGTTCAAGCTGCCATCCATGCCCAACGTGCGCGAATGCCTGATCAATCAGGCTGTTATAGACAAGGGCAAGGAGCCTGTGCTGCTGTTTGGCGACAAGGCCGACGGCGCAGACGCCACCAAGGCTCAGGCCGGGGGCGACAAGGCCTCCTAG
- the selD gene encoding selenide, water dikinase SelD codes for MKLLEKARAAGUAAKLAPGALERLLRGLPSDTRPDLEARVLAGRARNEDAVVLTVPPGCALVQTVDILAPIVNDAFAFGRIAAANALSDVYAMGGQPWSAMNVAFFPQALAEDDPQGILENILRGGLDAMNEAGAVLAGGHTVQDDELKYGLAVTGIIDPGHMARNDGLTPGNRLLLTKPIGTGVLSTAVKARWDHAEESEAEVTRWCSRLNSVAGAVVRDLKITAATDITGFGLGGHALEMALASKVTVVLHAEALPLMPYALEYARDGLIPAGSHLNRKYWACSTRVAHGVDEALTSLAFDAQTSGGLLLSVPPEQVAEARARLLAGGDLACEVGEVTEAEADGTALILR; via the coding sequence ATGAAACTGCTGGAAAAAGCCCGCGCGGCCGGTTGAGCCGCCAAGCTGGCTCCAGGGGCCCTGGAGCGACTTTTGCGCGGTTTGCCGTCTGATACGCGCCCTGACCTTGAGGCCAGGGTTCTGGCTGGTCGCGCCCGGAACGAAGATGCCGTAGTGCTTACCGTTCCCCCTGGCTGCGCCCTGGTGCAGACCGTGGATATTCTTGCGCCCATCGTCAACGATGCCTTTGCCTTTGGCCGCATTGCGGCTGCAAACGCGCTTTCGGACGTATACGCCATGGGCGGCCAACCGTGGAGCGCCATGAACGTGGCCTTTTTTCCGCAGGCACTGGCAGAAGACGATCCGCAAGGCATACTGGAAAATATTCTGCGTGGTGGTCTCGACGCGATGAACGAAGCCGGAGCCGTGCTGGCTGGCGGGCACACGGTACAGGACGATGAACTCAAGTACGGTCTCGCTGTCACGGGCATCATCGACCCCGGCCACATGGCCCGCAACGATGGTCTCACCCCCGGCAACCGGCTACTGTTGACCAAACCCATTGGCACAGGCGTGCTCTCAACCGCCGTAAAAGCCCGCTGGGACCATGCGGAAGAAAGCGAGGCCGAGGTTACGCGCTGGTGCTCGCGCCTCAACAGCGTAGCCGGTGCCGTGGTGCGCGACCTCAAGATTACCGCAGCAACTGATATTACCGGCTTTGGCCTTGGCGGCCATGCCCTTGAGATGGCCCTTGCCTCAAAAGTTACCGTGGTGCTGCACGCCGAGGCCTTGCCCCTGATGCCGTACGCTCTTGAATACGCGCGCGACGGGCTTATCCCCGCTGGCAGCCACCTGAACAGGAAGTATTGGGCCTGCTCCACCCGTGTGGCACACGGCGTGGACGAAGCCCTGACGAGCCTTGCCTTTGACGCCCAGACATCGGGAGGGCTTTTGCTGTCAGTGCCGCCAGAACAGGTGGCCGAGGCCCGCGCACGGCTGCTCGCCGGGGGTGACCTGGCCTGCGAGGTGGGCGAAGTAACAGAAGCCGAAGCAGACGGCACGGCCCTGATTTTGCGCTGA
- a CDS encoding ABC transporter substrate binding protein, with protein sequence MYFNAAVATMPLLRPQHLIRFMRSMLMTACIAIVAAVLCLPCGSAALANPPVKRIGYLEAGPFWLFDNTWNAFRDGMGKYDDMRCEYPADARLSPGWQPEQMRRLPELAKQLLQRRDLDLVVGMGTAAVKALLAVNDGRTPILGMGMADPIAAGVVKSADDSGVDNFTCRVEVDRWSSMFRVFYDVVRFHKMGIMFQNSQEGRVYAALGDAQAIASELGFELVLYDGLSSAESTDECHKGLDELHKKGMDAFFIGPLNCFDIGDAGMAPLLQKLNQWKIPTFARDGSEYVKAGALMGFSTWNFGPSGTALAGQAHAILTGTKPRTLPMLDQSEPSIALNLATAKAIGFDFPFDVLVTADELHETISQPHPGTP encoded by the coding sequence TCATGACTGCCTGCATTGCGATTGTGGCGGCAGTGCTGTGCCTCCCCTGCGGTTCCGCCGCCCTTGCCAACCCACCTGTCAAACGCATCGGGTACCTTGAGGCTGGCCCATTCTGGCTTTTCGACAATACATGGAACGCCTTTCGCGACGGCATGGGTAAATACGATGACATGCGCTGCGAATATCCGGCAGATGCCCGGCTGAGCCCCGGCTGGCAGCCAGAGCAGATGCGCCGCCTGCCGGAACTGGCAAAGCAGCTTTTACAGCGCAGGGATCTTGATCTTGTGGTGGGCATGGGCACGGCAGCCGTAAAGGCTCTGCTTGCGGTCAACGATGGCCGCACGCCCATTCTGGGCATGGGCATGGCCGACCCCATTGCCGCTGGCGTGGTCAAAAGCGCTGATGATTCCGGCGTGGACAACTTTACCTGCCGCGTAGAGGTTGACCGATGGTCTTCCATGTTCCGCGTTTTTTATGACGTGGTGCGCTTCCACAAAATGGGCATCATGTTCCAGAACAGTCAGGAAGGGCGCGTGTACGCGGCGCTGGGCGATGCACAGGCCATTGCCTCCGAGCTGGGCTTTGAGCTGGTGCTCTACGACGGTCTCTCCTCTGCAGAAAGCACCGACGAATGCCACAAGGGGCTAGACGAACTGCACAAAAAAGGCATGGATGCCTTTTTTATCGGCCCGCTCAACTGCTTTGACATTGGCGATGCGGGCATGGCCCCGCTGCTGCAAAAACTCAATCAGTGGAAGATACCCACCTTTGCCCGTGACGGCTCGGAATACGTCAAGGCCGGTGCGCTCATGGGCTTTTCTACCTGGAATTTCGGCCCCAGCGGCACAGCGCTTGCCGGGCAGGCCCACGCCATACTCACCGGCACAAAACCCCGCACCCTGCCCATGCTCGACCAGTCAGAGCCATCCATTGCCCTCAACCTTGCCACCGCCAAGGCCATTGGCTTTGATTTTCCCTTTGACGTTCTGGTAACGGCAGACGAACTGCACGAAACCATCAGCCAGCCGCACCCCGGCACGCCTTAA
- a CDS encoding formyltransferase family protein, giving the protein MKIVVCAKKDLAGCVALNRLLTGLIARHEVFVVLSDYVLDAECSNDYAASLVAHERGMMVEHILPWLEARFPQGNSAPCQTYLGLQQRHNIPMELWGPMKSAESRQRMRALAPDVVISCRYDYVIPTEVIDMPRLGTYGMHPGALPDLQGLCSPFRAMQHRHARSGCTLFHLDAGLDTGPIVEIGWWPIDYGRSLLWNFVHTYFAGIDTLLRHLPELEAGRELSTCVQSSAGRQYFSYPTEAEFSSFTQKVGPLVREDDYYEILSWFLPGGLADPAMPELRKFVGSLGGSRDGSSASSLTCSAAHSQKCRPGCCPDNTQENDTDCDDACTQKGALASA; this is encoded by the coding sequence GTGAAGATTGTTGTGTGCGCCAAAAAAGACCTTGCCGGATGTGTTGCCCTCAACAGGCTGCTGACGGGGCTTATTGCCCGGCATGAAGTATTTGTGGTTCTTTCGGACTATGTGCTTGATGCCGAATGCAGCAATGACTATGCGGCAAGCCTTGTGGCGCACGAGCGCGGCATGATGGTTGAGCATATTCTGCCCTGGCTTGAGGCCCGCTTTCCCCAGGGCAATTCCGCACCGTGCCAGACATACCTTGGCCTGCAACAGCGCCACAATATCCCCATGGAACTTTGGGGGCCCATGAAGTCTGCAGAATCGCGGCAGCGTATGCGCGCCCTTGCGCCCGATGTGGTTATTTCCTGCCGGTATGACTATGTTATTCCTACAGAAGTTATTGATATGCCACGGTTGGGAACCTACGGCATGCACCCCGGCGCACTGCCCGACCTGCAAGGCCTGTGCAGCCCCTTCCGCGCCATGCAGCACCGTCATGCGCGCTCTGGCTGCACGCTGTTTCATCTGGATGCAGGGCTGGACACAGGCCCCATTGTAGAGATTGGCTGGTGGCCTATTGATTACGGGCGCTCACTGCTGTGGAACTTTGTGCACACCTATTTTGCGGGCATAGATACGCTGCTGCGCCACCTGCCGGAACTGGAAGCGGGGCGGGAACTCTCAACCTGCGTGCAGAGCTCGGCAGGGCGGCAGTATTTCAGTTATCCCACCGAGGCGGAATTTAGCAGCTTTACGCAAAAGGTAGGGCCGTTGGTGCGGGAAGACGACTATTATGAAATCTTGTCGTGGTTTTTGCCGGGTGGGCTGGCTGACCCGGCCATGCCGGAACTGAGAAAATTTGTAGGTTCGCTTGGCGGTTCACGCGACGGCTCCTCTGCCAGCAGCTTGACCTGCAGCGCGGCGCACAGCCAGAAATGCCGCCCGGGCTGCTGCCCCGATAATACTCAGGAAAATGACACGGATTGCGATGATGCCTGCACACAGAAGGGCGCGTTGGCCAGCGCCTAG
- a CDS encoding M15 family metallopeptidase yields the protein MDACRKSCFSGLLPALVLALALLLPMQARAAVHEGFVHVTDMCENVILEIRYFSSYNFVGKRINGYAAPQAILSEPAAKALCKAAATAEEKGYVLKIFDAYRPQAAVDNFVRWGMDAADIRMKSVFYPQVEKARVFDLGYVATRSGHSRGSTVDLTLVDRQSGRELDMGTPFDFFGEASHHGAKGMTPQQQTNRAALLGIMEGTGFKRYEEEWWHYTLKNEPYPDTYFNFAVE from the coding sequence ATGGATGCATGTCGTAAGAGCTGTTTCTCCGGATTACTGCCAGCATTGGTTCTGGCTTTGGCGTTACTGCTGCCCATGCAGGCCCGGGCAGCCGTGCATGAGGGGTTTGTGCACGTGACCGACATGTGTGAAAACGTGATTCTGGAAATACGCTATTTTTCTTCATACAACTTTGTGGGCAAGCGTATCAACGGCTATGCGGCCCCGCAGGCCATACTGAGCGAACCCGCGGCCAAAGCCCTGTGCAAGGCGGCTGCAACGGCCGAAGAAAAAGGATATGTTCTTAAGATATTTGACGCATACCGGCCCCAGGCCGCAGTGGACAACTTTGTGCGCTGGGGGATGGATGCCGCCGATATTCGCATGAAATCCGTATTTTATCCGCAGGTGGAAAAGGCCCGCGTGTTTGACCTTGGCTATGTGGCCACCCGTTCGGGGCATTCGCGAGGCAGCACTGTAGACCTGACCCTTGTGGACAGGCAAAGCGGCAGAGAGCTGGACATGGGCACGCCTTTTGACTTTTTTGGTGAGGCTTCGCACCACGGGGCCAAGGGTATGACCCCGCAGCAGCAGACCAACAGGGCCGCGCTGCTGGGGATTATGGAAGGTACAGGCTTCAAGCGCTATGAAGAAGAATGGTGGCACTACACCCTTAAAAACGAGCCCTATCCCGATACCTATTTCAATTTTGCGGTGGAGTAA
- the clpP gene encoding ATP-dependent Clp endopeptidase proteolytic subunit ClpP — MSLVPMVIETTGRSERAYDIYSRLLKDRIVLLGSEVNDTVASLICAQLLFLESQDPEKEIYLYINSPGGSVTAGLAIYDTMRFITSPVATVCMGRAASMGAFLLAAGKPGMRFALPNSQIMIHQPSGGFQGQATDIEIHAREVLRLKERLNRMLADNTGRPYKDIVKATERDNFLTPEEAKELGIIDRVLVSRNEMAQEKSE, encoded by the coding sequence ATGTCGCTTGTCCCCATGGTTATAGAAACCACCGGCCGCTCTGAGCGGGCCTATGATATTTACTCGCGCCTGCTCAAGGACCGCATTGTACTGCTTGGCTCAGAGGTCAACGACACGGTCGCTTCCCTCATTTGCGCCCAGCTGCTCTTTCTTGAGTCGCAAGACCCGGAAAAAGAAATCTACCTCTACATCAACTCTCCCGGCGGCTCAGTTACCGCCGGGCTTGCCATTTACGACACCATGCGCTTTATCACCTCGCCGGTGGCAACTGTGTGCATGGGCCGCGCCGCAAGCATGGGAGCCTTTTTGCTGGCCGCTGGCAAGCCTGGCATGCGTTTTGCTTTGCCCAATAGCCAGATCATGATCCATCAGCCTTCGGGCGGTTTTCAGGGTCAGGCCACCGATATTGAAATCCACGCGCGCGAGGTGCTGCGCCTCAAGGAACGCCTCAACCGCATGCTGGCCGACAATACGGGCCGTCCCTACAAGGACATAGTCAAGGCTACCGAACGCGATAACTTTTTGACTCCTGAAGAAGCCAAGGAACTCGGCATTATTGACCGCGTGCTTGTGTCGCGGAACGAGATGGCTCAGGAAAAGAGCGAATAA